In Oscillatoria acuminata PCC 6304, a single window of DNA contains:
- a CDS encoding rod shape-determining protein, with product MGIDLGTANTLVYVSGKGIVLQEPSVVAIDKDEKVPLAVGEDAKKMLGRTPGNVIALRPLRDGVIADFDTAELMLKHFIRRVHEGRTLVSPRIVIGIPSGVTGVERRAVMEAAAQAGARDVYLIDEPVAAAIGAGLPVAEPTGNLIIDIGGGTTEVAVLSLQGTVLSESVRVAGDELNEAIIQYMKKVHNLVIGERTAEDIKIQIGSAYPTHEDDDSMMEVRGLHLLSGLPRTVTIKGPEIRESMAEPLAVIVEAVKRTLERTPPELAADIIDRGIMLAGGGALLRGLDTLISHETGIVTHVAADPLSCVVLGTGRVLENFKQLERVFSGRSRNM from the coding sequence ATGGGTATCGACCTCGGTACCGCGAATACCCTTGTTTATGTATCTGGTAAAGGTATTGTTCTGCAAGAACCCTCTGTGGTTGCCATCGATAAAGACGAAAAAGTGCCGTTGGCAGTGGGAGAGGATGCAAAAAAAATGCTGGGCCGGACGCCTGGAAATGTTATTGCTCTGCGTCCCCTGCGTGATGGTGTTATTGCAGATTTCGATACGGCTGAACTCATGCTCAAGCACTTTATCCGTCGGGTGCATGAGGGCAGAACCTTAGTCTCGCCTCGAATTGTCATTGGTATCCCCTCGGGAGTGACTGGGGTGGAACGCCGTGCTGTTATGGAGGCTGCCGCTCAAGCAGGGGCTAGGGATGTTTATTTAATTGATGAGCCGGTTGCGGCGGCGATCGGTGCGGGGTTACCTGTGGCTGAGCCAACGGGGAACCTGATTATCGATATTGGTGGAGGAACGACTGAAGTCGCCGTTCTGAGTTTGCAAGGAACCGTATTGAGCGAATCCGTGCGGGTGGCTGGAGATGAACTGAATGAAGCAATTATTCAGTACATGAAAAAGGTGCATAACCTGGTAATTGGGGAGCGCACTGCTGAGGATATCAAAATTCAGATTGGTTCAGCCTATCCCACTCATGAAGATGATGACTCCATGATGGAGGTGCGTGGCTTACACTTACTCTCAGGGCTGCCCCGAACGGTAACGATTAAAGGACCTGAAATTCGGGAAAGTATGGCTGAACCTCTAGCGGTCATTGTAGAAGCCGTAAAACGCACCTTAGAGCGAACTCCTCCGGAACTCGCCGCAGATATTATTGACCGAGGCATTATGTTGGCTGGGGGTGGCGCTTTATTGCGCGGGCTAGATACTCTGATTAGTCATGAGACTGGCATCGTGACTCATGTGGCTGCTGACCCTTTAAGCTGTGTTGTCCTGGGTACGGGCCGGGTTCTGGAAAACTTTAAACAGCTAGAACGGGTGTTCAGCGGTCGTTCTCGGAATATGTAG
- a CDS encoding Glu/Leu/Phe/Val family dehydrogenase, translating to MVLSMPLTQLAPSPAYICPHDRACTYLGQAALALDMDPNILRILEQPRKVVTVSIPVLLDNGEVQVLAGHRVQHCDVLGPYKGGTRYHPAVTLQELSALAMLMTWKCALVGIPYGGAKGGIAIDPRLYSVRELERITRRYTSELIKDIGPAIDIPAPDIGTSSQEMAWMMDTYSMNVGHAVPGVVTGKPISIGGSKGRAMATGRGVMITVREALAERGQTLSQTRIAIQGFGKVGAAAAALLHEAGAKIIAVSDVSGAFFAENGLDIPALEGYARENKGSLAGFPDAELITNGELLALPCDVLIPAALEDQITEENADQVQAQIVAEAANAPVTLMGDRLLEARGVTVLPDILANAGGVVVSYLEWVQGQSYVFWDEERVNREMEGLMVQAYQRVSELAQNRQIPLRQAAYMLGVGRVAEALGDRGLYP from the coding sequence ATGGTTTTATCAATGCCGTTAACACAACTTGCGCCTTCTCCGGCCTACATTTGTCCCCATGACCGTGCTTGCACCTATCTGGGACAAGCGGCCCTCGCCTTAGACATGGATCCGAACATCTTGCGGATTCTCGAACAACCCCGCAAAGTCGTCACCGTCTCCATTCCCGTACTTTTAGATAATGGCGAAGTCCAAGTCCTCGCCGGACATCGAGTCCAACATTGTGATGTTCTTGGACCCTATAAAGGGGGTACTCGTTATCATCCCGCCGTTACCTTACAGGAATTATCGGCCTTAGCCATGCTGATGACCTGGAAATGTGCCTTAGTCGGAATTCCCTATGGAGGGGCCAAAGGCGGCATTGCGATCGACCCCCGTCTCTACTCCGTTCGCGAACTTGAACGAATTACTCGACGCTATACCAGCGAACTGATTAAAGATATTGGACCTGCGATCGATATTCCAGCCCCAGATATTGGCACCTCTTCCCAAGAAATGGCCTGGATGATGGATACCTATTCCATGAACGTCGGTCATGCCGTCCCAGGAGTCGTCACCGGAAAACCGATATCCATTGGCGGTTCCAAAGGTCGGGCGATGGCAACGGGACGGGGTGTAATGATTACGGTCCGGGAAGCCTTAGCCGAACGAGGACAAACCCTATCTCAAACTCGGATTGCGATTCAAGGCTTTGGTAAAGTGGGTGCGGCAGCCGCAGCCTTACTCCATGAAGCGGGGGCCAAAATTATTGCCGTATCCGATGTCTCCGGTGCGTTTTTTGCCGAAAATGGTTTAGACATTCCGGCATTGGAAGGATATGCTCGCGAAAACAAGGGCAGTTTGGCCGGATTTCCCGATGCAGAACTCATTACAAATGGTGAATTATTGGCCCTACCCTGTGATGTCCTGATTCCCGCAGCCCTAGAAGACCAAATTACTGAAGAAAATGCCGACCAGGTTCAAGCGCAAATAGTGGCAGAAGCGGCTAATGCGCCAGTCACCTTAATGGGCGATCGCCTCCTCGAAGCCCGAGGGGTCACCGTCCTCCCAGATATTTTGGCCAATGCCGGAGGGGTAGTAGTCAGTTATCTGGAATGGGTCCAAGGTCAATCCTACGTCTTTTGGGATGAGGAACGGGTCAACCGGGAGATGGAAGGGTTGATGGTGCAAGCCTATCAGCGAGTCAGCGAACTAGCCCAAAACCGCCAGATTCCCTTGAGACAAGCGGCCTATATGTTGGGAGTAGGGCGCGTGGCTGAGGCTTTAGGCGATCGCGGTCTATATCCATAA
- the hisF gene encoding imidazole glycerol phosphate synthase subunit HisF, translating into MLAKRILPCLDVKAGRVVKGINFVNLKDAGDPVELAQVYNEAGADELVFLDITATHEDRDIIFDVVYRTAEQVFIPLTVGGGIQSLETIKKLLRAGADKISINSAAVRNPDFINEASDRFGNQCIVVAIDARRRTDPEKPGWDVYVRGGRENTGIDAIAWAKEVEQRGCGELLVTSMDADGTQAGYDLELTRTIAQQVQIPVIASGGAGNCQHIYEALTTGQSEAALLASLLHYGQLSVAEIKTYLAERQVPIRQL; encoded by the coding sequence ATGCTTGCCAAACGAATTTTACCCTGTTTAGATGTCAAAGCCGGTCGTGTTGTCAAGGGAATCAACTTTGTCAACCTCAAGGATGCCGGAGACCCCGTAGAACTGGCTCAGGTTTACAATGAAGCCGGTGCCGATGAGTTGGTATTTCTGGATATCACCGCCACTCATGAGGACCGGGATATTATTTTTGATGTGGTGTACCGCACTGCCGAACAAGTTTTTATCCCCCTCACCGTCGGGGGTGGGATCCAATCCTTAGAAACTATTAAAAAATTGTTAAGAGCCGGGGCCGATAAAATCAGCATTAACTCGGCAGCAGTGCGAAACCCAGATTTTATTAATGAAGCCAGCGATCGCTTTGGGAATCAATGTATTGTCGTGGCGATCGATGCCCGTCGGCGCACGGATCCAGAAAAGCCCGGTTGGGATGTGTATGTGCGCGGGGGTCGTGAAAATACCGGCATCGATGCGATCGCCTGGGCAAAAGAAGTCGAACAACGCGGATGCGGAGAATTACTCGTCACCAGTATGGATGCCGATGGCACTCAGGCGGGTTATGACTTAGAACTCACTCGCACCATCGCCCAACAAGTCCAAATTCCCGTGATTGCTTCCGGAGGGGCCGGAAACTGCCAACATATTTATGAAGCCCTCACCACCGGCCAATCGGAAGCGGCCCTACTTGCCTCTTTGTTACATTACGGTCAACTCAGCGTTGCTGAGATTAAAACTTACCTTGCTGAACGGCAAGTCCCCATCCGTCAATTGTAA
- the petP gene encoding cytochrome b6f subunit PetP, which translates to MKIGQKVKVTRLRERLSADTVAKIKTNPVGTIKDFKMTDGSGVGVVVQLDSGITTWFFEDEVQAL; encoded by the coding sequence ATGAAAATCGGTCAAAAGGTCAAAGTTACCCGCCTCAGAGAAAGATTGTCTGCTGATACGGTTGCCAAAATTAAAACCAATCCCGTCGGCACAATCAAAGATTTTAAAATGACGGATGGCAGCGGTGTTGGAGTGGTGGTTCAGTTGGACAGCGGAATCACCACCTGGTTCTTTGAGGATGAAGTCCAAGCCCTGTAA
- a CDS encoding Get3/ArsA fold putative tail anchor-mediating ATPase NosAFP, with product MALILTFLGKGGTGRTTVAIAAAKRFASQGKRVLLVGQDSSPAFSLLVGATVTCDPIEIGANLKAVQLESAVLLQRSWQQVKDLEAEYLRTPFFKEVYGEELGVLPGMDSALALNALREYDASNQYDVIVYDGRGDKDTLRMLGIPEILSWYIRRFRGVLAESELGKALSPFVQPVTSTVFNSGWSLDNVGGKPAEQATDLLEKGKQSVGDPNRVIAYLVTTGDRLAVETSRYLWGSAQQAGLTIGGLICNLTPVTDEVVEQFAPLPVTSVPQMEGNDWEPLMDALPDFKKPEGVPQPIEVDRVNSQVKLFLPGFDKKQVKLTQYGPEVTIEAGDQRRNISLPPELKGKAVKGAKFQQQFLVISF from the coding sequence ATGGCCTTAATTTTGACCTTTTTAGGAAAGGGTGGGACTGGAAGAACGACCGTCGCGATCGCTGCTGCCAAGAGATTTGCATCTCAAGGTAAGCGTGTCTTGCTCGTCGGCCAGGATAGCAGTCCCGCTTTTAGTTTACTCGTCGGTGCGACCGTCACCTGCGATCCCATAGAAATCGGCGCTAACCTCAAGGCAGTACAGCTAGAATCAGCGGTATTGCTGCAACGGAGTTGGCAGCAAGTGAAAGATTTGGAAGCGGAATATCTGCGGACTCCGTTTTTTAAAGAAGTTTATGGTGAAGAATTGGGGGTGTTGCCAGGGATGGATAGCGCCCTGGCACTGAATGCCCTGAGAGAGTATGATGCCAGCAATCAATATGATGTAATCGTTTACGACGGCAGAGGGGATAAGGATACCCTGCGGATGCTGGGAATCCCCGAGATTTTAAGCTGGTATATTCGGCGATTTCGCGGGGTGTTGGCGGAATCGGAACTGGGGAAAGCCCTGTCACCCTTTGTCCAACCTGTTACCAGTACGGTGTTTAATAGCGGCTGGTCCCTGGATAATGTTGGGGGTAAACCGGCAGAACAAGCAACGGATTTATTGGAAAAGGGGAAACAATCCGTGGGTGACCCCAATCGGGTGATTGCTTATTTGGTGACGACGGGCGATCGCCTTGCGGTGGAAACCAGTCGCTATCTGTGGGGGAGCGCTCAACAAGCGGGGCTCACCATTGGCGGATTGATTTGTAATTTAACCCCAGTCACTGATGAAGTAGTGGAACAATTTGCACCCCTGCCAGTGACTTCCGTTCCTCAGATGGAGGGGAACGACTGGGAACCTCTGATGGATGCTTTGCCAGACTTCAAGAAACCAGAAGGCGTCCCCCAACCGATTGAAGTGGACCGGGTGAATAGTCAAGTGAAGCTATTTTTGCCCGGGTTTGACAAAAAACAAGTCAAGCTGACGCAATATGGTCCGGAAGTGACCATTGAAGCGGGGGACCAACGGCGTAATATTTCCTTGCCTCCGGAGTTAAAGGGGAAAGCGGTTAAAGGGGCGAAGTTTCAGCAGCAATTCTTAGTTATTTCGTTTTAG
- a CDS encoding MBOAT family O-acyltransferase — protein MLFNSLEFIGVFLPLTLLLFYQIGKRGYYRWALASLVAASLFFYAWWNPPYLLLLIFSIGLNYTIGWALIQDQKLFFNQNKKTILIIGLAANLAIIGYYKYFGFFIENLKFITPVEWHQSFDLLLPLGISFFTFQQIAYLVDCYRVKVTQHSLLKYVLFVSFFPQLIAGPIVHHEDLIPQFYNQLIYKFSSKNFALGCTIFIIGLFKKVVFADNIAKYANPIFNAAAQGTRIQFFEAWGGAIAYSLQLYYDFSGYSDMAIGAALLFGITLPLNFYSPYQATSIIEFWRRWHITLSNFLRDYLYIPLGGNRHGEFRRQINLMITMLLGGLWHGAGWTFVLWGGLHGIYLVINSQWRAICKKWRGDRQSHSGWSRVIGGGITLIAVIVAWVFFRANNLDTALLLLQGMMGGNGVSIPLAIVNKLGFIKAGLASLGMTFKSFGGEEFIWTYIWGLTLLIIALLCPNTYQLMKGHNPPPAKELIFSKNSEISPLKSLTWQPNCMFAIFMGIATFVLFKTFLGGPESEFLYFNF, from the coding sequence ATGCTTTTTAATTCCTTAGAATTTATTGGCGTTTTTTTACCTTTGACACTTTTGCTATTTTATCAGATTGGAAAGCGCGGCTATTATCGTTGGGCACTCGCTTCCCTGGTGGCAGCATCCTTATTTTTCTATGCTTGGTGGAATCCCCCTTATCTTCTTCTTTTAATATTTTCTATCGGATTAAATTATACCATTGGATGGGCCTTGATTCAAGACCAAAAATTGTTTTTTAATCAAAATAAAAAAACAATTTTGATTATAGGGTTAGCCGCTAATTTGGCAATTATTGGTTACTATAAATATTTTGGATTTTTTATAGAAAATTTAAAATTTATCACCCCAGTTGAATGGCATCAATCGTTTGATTTACTTTTGCCTTTAGGAATTTCTTTTTTTACCTTTCAGCAAATTGCTTATTTAGTAGATTGTTATCGAGTAAAAGTTACACAACATAGCTTGTTAAAGTATGTATTGTTTGTCAGCTTTTTTCCACAGCTTATTGCTGGACCCATTGTTCATCATGAAGATTTGATTCCTCAATTTTATAATCAATTAATTTATAAATTTAGTTCTAAAAATTTTGCATTAGGTTGTACTATTTTTATAATAGGGCTGTTTAAAAAGGTGGTGTTTGCGGACAATATAGCTAAATATGCAAATCCAATTTTTAATGCAGCAGCCCAGGGGACCCGCATCCAATTTTTTGAGGCTTGGGGAGGGGCGATCGCCTATTCCTTGCAACTTTACTATGATTTTTCTGGATATTCCGACATGGCGATCGGTGCTGCACTGTTATTTGGAATCACTTTGCCCCTTAACTTTTATTCCCCCTATCAAGCCACAAGCATCATCGAATTTTGGCGTCGATGGCACATTACCCTTTCTAATTTTTTGCGAGACTATCTCTATATTCCCCTGGGTGGAAATCGTCATGGAGAATTTCGCCGTCAAATCAATTTAATGATTACCATGTTGTTAGGAGGTCTTTGGCATGGTGCGGGTTGGACATTTGTGTTATGGGGTGGACTACACGGGATTTACTTAGTCATCAATAGTCAATGGAGAGCAATTTGTAAAAAGTGGAGAGGCGATCGCCAATCTCATTCAGGCTGGAGTCGGGTTATCGGTGGGGGTATTACTCTCATAGCTGTTATCGTCGCTTGGGTCTTTTTTAGAGCCAATAACTTAGATACAGCCCTATTATTATTGCAGGGAATGATGGGAGGAAATGGCGTATCAATTCCCTTAGCGATCGTCAATAAACTCGGATTTATCAAAGCCGGTTTAGCCAGTTTAGGGATGACGTTTAAATCTTTTGGGGGAGAAGAGTTCATCTGGACTTATATTTGGGGCTTAACTCTTTTAATAATTGCATTATTATGTCCGAATACTTACCAGTTGATGAAAGGGCATAATCCCCCCCCAGCTAAAGAACTAATTTTTTCCAAAAATTCAGAAATATCCCCCTTAAAATCCCTGACATGGCAGCCGAATTGTATGTTTGCTATCTTCATGGGAATTGCTACTTTTGTTTTATTCAAGACCTTTTTAGGGGGTCCTGAAAGTGAATTTTTATACTTTAATTTTTAA